A genomic stretch from Candidatus Zymogenaceae bacterium includes:
- a CDS encoding dipeptide epimerase — protein sequence MKITSVDIAPLNLIPVIPLTISYGSFDVLEYVLVTIHGEGGAVGYGEGAADTEVTGETQDSIITGLTPLTDEMVGRDPMDIEAIMGLLTERLPSSPTAWAAVDMALYDLMGKSLGLPVYKLLGGAVRREIAFYPTIPMDTPDVMAGYADGMYKGGFRKAKIKLGTTIDEDVERVKKILEAAPDMVLAPDINQGWRDADTAMSALERLKDAPISWVEQPVKADDLESLVEVTRHSPFPIMVDEGCHGPEDALIIAARKAADIINIKLMKAGGLYRGTKLAAVAEAAGMPVSVGSMFESSLGSAAGMHLTAAKAGVIACESIGPPFLKNDVGTGLVIDFEKMIIRVPEGPGLGIEVTDLP from the coding sequence ATGAAAATTACATCCGTTGACATTGCACCCCTGAACCTGATACCGGTCATCCCCCTGACCATATCCTACGGCAGCTTCGACGTCCTGGAATACGTCCTGGTAACCATTCACGGCGAAGGCGGCGCCGTGGGATACGGCGAGGGGGCCGCCGATACCGAGGTGACCGGGGAAACCCAAGACTCGATTATCACCGGCCTCACTCCCCTGACTGACGAGATGGTTGGCCGGGACCCGATGGACATCGAAGCCATCATGGGGTTATTGACCGAGCGCCTCCCGTCATCGCCCACCGCCTGGGCGGCGGTGGACATGGCCCTCTATGACCTGATGGGAAAGTCTCTCGGTCTTCCGGTGTACAAGCTCCTGGGCGGCGCCGTCCGCCGGGAGATCGCCTTTTATCCCACCATCCCCATGGACACGCCGGATGTCATGGCCGGATACGCCGACGGGATGTACAAGGGCGGTTTCCGAAAGGCAAAGATCAAGCTGGGCACCACCATCGACGAGGATGTGGAACGGGTTAAAAAAATCCTGGAGGCGGCGCCCGACATGGTTCTCGCCCCGGATATCAACCAGGGCTGGAGGGACGCGGATACCGCCATGTCCGCCCTGGAGCGCCTCAAGGACGCGCCCATCAGCTGGGTGGAGCAGCCGGTCAAGGCCGACGACCTGGAATCGCTCGTCGAGGTGACCCGTCACTCCCCCTTCCCCATCATGGTGGACGAGGGGTGCCACGGCCCCGAGGACGCCCTTATCATTGCGGCCCGGAAGGCCGCCGATATCATCAACATCAAGCTGATGAAGGCGGGGGGGCTGTATCGGGGGACCAAGCTCGCCGCCGTTGCCGAGGCGGCGGGCATGCCGGTGTCCGTCGGCTCCATGTTCGAATCCTCCCTGGGAAGCGCCGCGGGCATGCACCTGACGGCGGCGAAAGCGGGGGTCATCGCCTGCGAATCCATCGGCCCGCCGTTTCTGAAAAACGACGTTGGAACGGGGCTTGTCATCGATTTTGAAAAGATGATCATCCGGGTGCCGGAAGGACCCGGCCTGGGCATCGAGGTGACCGATCTACCCTGA
- a CDS encoding (Fe-S)-binding protein: MTMDFHPDKCTLCGECFHRCPVMELPLDRSISEMKKLLDGKDAKTVLRRCESCMYCNQICPEGVNPAHLIMNRWYEMYSDEGLPLRAEYYLPLSRKNFRTYVLDRLPEDEKALVESWKDETPTDEIFYPGCNWITVPYLSRTKLLSGMEIRGSLDVCCGEMYFRMGHFDELRQVAARLTAHYEKMGIKRMIIPCTAGYNLFTNILPKFGARFSFEVKHFLPILYERIVSGELTVERPLGITATIQESCHAKFLGEEFMDIPRKLLSEIGVEVVEMEKSKDRALCCGIGGGFSHPSAYHPFDVLKSTITAIMTARRARTDIVATYCAGCMQTYGTGRLGFPLFRVPTYHIMELVQMALGEEPLRRNKKRARTMFFGIMRNQMPMLLSRRRFRSDTIETTF; this comes from the coding sequence ATGACGATGGATTTCCACCCCGATAAGTGCACGCTCTGCGGTGAGTGTTTTCACCGGTGTCCGGTCATGGAACTGCCGCTTGATCGTTCCATATCGGAGATGAAGAAACTTTTGGACGGAAAAGACGCAAAAACCGTGCTGCGACGCTGCGAAAGCTGCATGTATTGCAACCAAATCTGTCCCGAGGGGGTGAATCCGGCGCACCTCATCATGAACAGGTGGTACGAGATGTATTCCGACGAGGGACTGCCCCTTCGGGCCGAATACTACCTTCCCCTGAGTCGAAAGAATTTCCGCACCTATGTGCTGGACCGACTGCCCGAGGATGAAAAGGCATTGGTGGAATCCTGGAAGGACGAAACGCCGACGGACGAGATATTCTATCCCGGGTGCAACTGGATTACCGTGCCGTACCTGAGCAGAACGAAACTGCTTTCGGGGATGGAAATTCGCGGGTCCCTGGACGTTTGCTGCGGGGAGATGTATTTTCGCATGGGACATTTCGACGAGCTCCGCCAGGTTGCCGCCCGGCTGACCGCCCATTACGAAAAAATGGGTATAAAACGCATGATCATCCCCTGCACGGCGGGGTACAACCTCTTTACCAATATCCTCCCCAAATTCGGCGCCCGCTTCTCGTTTGAGGTGAAACACTTTCTGCCGATACTGTACGAGCGCATCGTGTCCGGTGAGCTGACTGTGGAAAGACCGCTGGGCATCACGGCGACGATTCAGGAGTCGTGTCATGCCAAGTTCCTGGGGGAGGAGTTCATGGACATTCCCAGGAAGCTCCTGAGTGAAATCGGGGTCGAGGTGGTGGAGATGGAAAAATCAAAAGACCGGGCGCTGTGCTGTGGCATCGGCGGGGGATTTTCCCATCCATCGGCGTATCATCCCTTTGACGTCCTGAAATCGACGATTACCGCGATCATGACCGCCCGTCGCGCTCGCACAGACATCGTGGCCACCTACTGCGCCGGATGCATGCAGACCTACGGCACCGGGCGGCTCGGCTTCCCGCTGTTTCGGGTTCCCACCTATCACATCATGGAGCTGGTGCAGATGGCATTGGGCGAAGAACCGCTTCGCAGAAACAAAAAGCGCGCCCGCACCATGTTTTTCGGCATCATGCGAAACCAAATGCCCATGCTTCTCAGTCGACGGCGATTTCGATCCGATACCATAGAGACGACCTTTTGA
- a CDS encoding MFS transporter: MENKVPLSLFYGLVYTLEGILTTYFIIFNILYLRSFEKSFTEIGLINAVIIIPFIIKIFVGIFSDGVNLFGMGHRKPLVVIGIIMEAAAIFAIPFISPVTHMPVFIVVLFLAALGMSIFDTATDGYCIDITPEDHRGYVQGLMVGGRAVGAVLAGIAIGYIAHRLGWPWVFYVIGIFSVLPLIFVFIVPPEVERTTEIEFDKSAFRSFLKLPVILFMILGFVYPLVVYSVESVVGAFVNEGISMNLWNVGTITSLIGIGMAAGALAGSGLIDRLGHRRSVYVALITTSVIVAALAAINAPTAAYILTVIFGFAFGYYEAVYFTLGMDFADPRIAATMFAIFMALGNFGIGLGQPIAGALMDTVGFRWTFIVFALINLIALPLIPFIFKKRPAAA, translated from the coding sequence ATGGAAAATAAAGTGCCTCTGAGCCTGTTTTACGGACTGGTCTATACCCTGGAGGGTATCCTGACCACCTACTTCATCATCTTCAATATTCTCTACCTCAGGTCCTTTGAAAAATCTTTCACCGAGATCGGCCTGATCAACGCGGTGATCATCATCCCCTTCATCATAAAGATATTCGTGGGCATCTTCAGCGACGGGGTGAACCTCTTCGGCATGGGGCACCGCAAGCCGCTGGTGGTCATCGGCATCATCATGGAGGCGGCGGCCATCTTCGCCATCCCCTTTATCTCCCCGGTGACGCACATGCCGGTGTTTATCGTCGTTCTTTTTCTGGCGGCCCTGGGCATGTCCATATTCGACACCGCCACCGACGGCTACTGCATCGATATTACCCCGGAGGATCACCGGGGCTACGTCCAGGGCCTGATGGTGGGGGGACGGGCCGTGGGCGCCGTGCTTGCGGGAATCGCCATCGGATACATCGCCCATCGCCTGGGGTGGCCCTGGGTCTTCTACGTCATCGGCATCTTTTCGGTTCTCCCCCTGATCTTCGTGTTCATCGTGCCGCCCGAGGTCGAGCGGACAACGGAAATCGAGTTCGATAAATCAGCCTTCAGGTCCTTTCTGAAGCTGCCGGTGATCCTGTTCATGATCCTTGGATTTGTCTATCCCCTGGTGGTGTACAGCGTCGAGAGCGTGGTGGGGGCGTTCGTAAATGAGGGGATCTCCATGAACCTCTGGAACGTCGGCACCATCACGTCGCTCATCGGCATCGGCATGGCGGCCGGTGCCCTCGCGGGGAGCGGCCTTATCGACCGGCTGGGGCATAGGAGGTCCGTCTACGTCGCACTGATTACCACCAGCGTCATCGTCGCCGCCCTGGCGGCCATCAACGCCCCGACGGCGGCGTACATCCTGACCGTGATCTTCGGATTCGCCTTCGGATATTACGAGGCGGTCTATTTCACGTTGGGGATGGACTTCGCCGACCCCCGCATCGCGGCCACGATGTTCGCCATATTCATGGCCCTGGGCAACTTCGGCATCGGCCTGGGTCAGCCCATCGCCGGGGCGCTGATGGATACCGTGGGATTCCGCTGGACGTTCATCGTCTTCGCCCTTATCAACCTTATCGCTTTACCGCTGATACCGTTTATTTTCAAGAAGCGGCCGGCGGCGGCATGA
- a CDS encoding MoaD/ThiS family protein — MFNRKTITVTVKPYGIVAQSVTGGEYRVPEGTKLRKVLRKSGALGAGVPIIPMIEGEKVPPGRRLSDGDEIKLLHVVGGG, encoded by the coding sequence ATGTTCAACAGAAAAACCATCACCGTCACCGTCAAGCCCTACGGCATCGTGGCACAGAGCGTGACCGGGGGCGAATATCGGGTCCCCGAAGGGACGAAGCTCAGAAAGGTCTTAAGGAAATCCGGCGCCCTGGGCGCCGGTGTTCCGATCATACCCATGATCGAGGGTGAAAAGGTGCCGCCCGGCCGCAGGCTTTCCGACGGAGACGAGATAAAGCTGCTCCACGTGGTGGGCGGCGGTTAG
- a CDS encoding potassium transporter TrkA, with product MSRISFGDRLRYRFDNIMARGAVATITWLLIISILLILFFTILVFFTSIDPEGRGFLEMGWATMMRAIDPGTMAGDTGNWAFLILMLLVTLSGIFTVSILIGILTAGIEDKLTDLRKGRSFVAETGHTVILGWSHHVFTILSELIIAGENQKRTCIVILADVDKIEMDDEISDNVRRGKNTVIVTRSGSPLDRNDLEIVNIEQARSIIILAGADETGDIEVVKSILALTNTAARRTEPYHIVAPIRNRSNLEVARMVGGDEVQLVLAGEVISRIAAQTCRQSGLSAVYTELLDFSGDEIYFQEEPTLFGKTFGEALFAYEDSALMGIRLSDGRILLNPPMDTVLKPGDMVIAISEDDDTVIPSTGADISIDVSAITEGVPETPGPERTLVLGWNRRAPLIVREMDNYVAQGSELMVVAEREGITDREFADRFRDFDLKNTTLSYRRGDTADRTVLESLDVASYDHIVLLSYTDRFPPQTADAQALVTLLHLRDIQERFGIHLSIVSEMQDIKNLELAETAKADDFIVSDNLISLMLSQISENRELKRVFDDLFDPDGSEIYLKPVADYVETAHPVNFYTVLEAARRKNEVAIGYRLADLAFDAEYAYGVFVNPKKTETLTFCADDRIIVLAED from the coding sequence ATGTCAAGGATTTCATTCGGTGATCGATTGCGCTACCGGTTCGACAACATCATGGCCCGGGGCGCCGTCGCCACCATCACATGGCTCCTGATCATTTCCATTCTCCTTATCCTCTTTTTTACGATCCTGGTGTTTTTCACCAGTATCGATCCGGAAGGGAGGGGGTTTTTGGAAATGGGCTGGGCCACGATGATGCGCGCCATCGACCCGGGAACCATGGCCGGCGACACCGGCAACTGGGCATTCTTGATCCTGATGCTGTTGGTCACCCTCAGCGGCATCTTCACCGTCAGCATACTCATCGGCATCCTGACTGCGGGCATCGAGGATAAGCTCACCGACCTCAGAAAGGGACGATCTTTCGTGGCGGAAACCGGACACACGGTCATCCTGGGATGGTCGCACCACGTGTTCACCATACTCTCGGAGCTGATCATCGCGGGCGAAAACCAAAAGCGGACGTGCATCGTGATCCTGGCGGATGTGGACAAAATCGAGATGGACGACGAAATCTCGGACAATGTCAGACGAGGGAAAAACACGGTCATCGTCACCCGCAGCGGCAGTCCCCTGGATCGAAACGACTTGGAAATCGTCAACATCGAACAGGCCCGATCCATCATTATTCTGGCCGGCGCCGACGAGACCGGAGATATCGAGGTCGTCAAGTCGATCCTCGCCCTGACGAATACCGCCGCCCGAAGGACCGAACCCTATCACATCGTCGCCCCCATCCGCAATCGGAGCAATCTCGAGGTGGCCCGGATGGTGGGCGGGGACGAGGTGCAGCTCGTGCTCGCCGGCGAGGTCATCTCCCGCATTGCGGCGCAGACGTGCCGCCAGTCCGGGCTTTCGGCGGTCTACACGGAGCTTCTCGATTTCAGCGGGGACGAGATATACTTCCAGGAGGAGCCGACCCTCTTCGGCAAAACCTTCGGAGAGGCGCTTTTCGCCTACGAGGACTCGGCCCTAATGGGGATACGCCTCAGCGACGGGCGCATCCTCTTAAATCCCCCCATGGATACCGTCCTCAAGCCCGGGGACATGGTCATCGCCATCTCCGAGGACGACGACACGGTCATCCCCTCAACCGGCGCCGATATTTCGATAGATGTTTCGGCCATCACGGAGGGCGTCCCGGAGACACCGGGGCCGGAGCGAACCCTGGTGCTGGGGTGGAACCGTCGGGCGCCCCTGATCGTCCGGGAGATGGACAACTATGTGGCGCAGGGCTCCGAGCTCATGGTCGTGGCGGAGCGGGAGGGCATCACCGACCGGGAATTCGCGGATCGATTCCGCGATTTCGACCTGAAAAACACCACCCTCTCATATCGGCGGGGCGATACCGCGGACCGCACGGTATTGGAGAGCCTGGACGTGGCCTCCTACGACCATATTGTGCTGCTCAGCTATACCGACCGTTTCCCCCCCCAAACCGCCGACGCCCAGGCCCTGGTGACACTGCTTCACCTCAGAGATATTCAGGAACGTTTCGGAATACACCTCTCCATCGTCAGCGAAATGCAGGACATTAAGAATCTCGAATTAGCGGAGACCGCCAAGGCGGACGACTTTATCGTCAGTGACAACCTGATAAGCCTGATGCTCTCTCAGATATCCGAGAACAGGGAGCTGAAGCGGGTGTTCGACGACCTGTTCGATCCGGACGGCTCGGAAATATATTTAAAGCCCGTGGCCGACTACGTAGAGACCGCTCACCCGGTCAATTTTTACACCGTCCTGGAAGCCGCCAGGAGAAAAAACGAAGTGGCCATCGGATACCGCCTGGCCGATCTGGCATTCGATGCGGAATACGCCTACGGCGTCTTCGTCAATCCGAAGAAAACGGAGACCCTCACCTTCTGTGCCGATGATCGGATTATCGTTCTTGCCGAAGACTGA
- a CDS encoding penicillin acylase family protein, producing the protein MKIKNAPVTLPGIVDNVTITRMEGGYPKIEAKNSRDAYYALGYMHGYDRQVQLWLTKLIGTGRASECLEGSDELVAVDRYFRWVDLVGDADSEIEKLTPEVLQTLHDYCRGVNNAVERTPRPLGFRMVGFRPDPWTVRDIILIGRIIGFVGLTQSQGTTEKLIIQMLQNGIDYKKLQELFPYMTDTLTPERLELIKKVKLDGPYIPDGIEWLRAATSFHASNNWAVSPSKTADGAAILCGDPHLESNRLPSVWYEAMLDSPEVFGVGVTLPGAPFISMGRCRHIAWTGTYSFVDVIDYFIEEVKDGKYRRGDEWVDFTVRKETIIPKKKDPITISYYETDLGLLEGEPTEDGFYLTFAWSARKGCIAESLNRLLELPAVRTVSEAMDIYRDLTFSAFNWAVADTEGNIGYQMCGAFPKKAKGASGLLPLEAWDKKNHWQGIISAKEYPQLYNPKKGYVHNANEDVNHLGKVKPQNLPMGSYRADRIAAILAANDSLTVDDMKRMHYDTYSVQAERFMKVIRPLLPETENGRILKNWDLKYDPDSLGAVLFERVYEELIRLVFGEMNLGAGVIDFALTETGLFNDFYGFFDDVLMKERSLWFGEKSREEIFREAVTRGLSKKAVPYRKVHSIVMTNLFFGGKLPKFLGFDYGPVPLIGSRATIPQGQIFTEAGRKTTFMPSYRVICNMGENAIHSNIPGGPSDRRFSGFYTTGVREYYNGTYTVHRFENGD; encoded by the coding sequence ATGAAAATCAAGAACGCACCGGTAACGTTGCCCGGAATCGTGGACAATGTCACCATCACCCGTATGGAGGGGGGATACCCCAAAATCGAGGCGAAGAACAGCCGGGATGCATACTACGCCCTGGGCTACATGCACGGGTATGACCGACAGGTGCAGCTCTGGCTGACCAAGCTCATCGGAACGGGACGCGCCAGCGAATGTCTGGAGGGCTCCGACGAGCTGGTTGCCGTCGACCGGTATTTCCGGTGGGTCGACCTCGTGGGAGACGCCGACAGTGAGATCGAAAAGCTCACCCCCGAGGTCCTCCAAACCCTGCACGACTACTGCCGGGGGGTCAACAACGCCGTGGAACGGACGCCCCGACCCCTGGGTTTTCGTATGGTCGGCTTTCGGCCCGATCCCTGGACGGTGCGGGATATCATCCTGATCGGCCGGATCATCGGATTCGTGGGACTGACCCAGAGTCAGGGCACCACGGAAAAGCTCATCATACAGATGCTGCAAAATGGGATCGATTATAAAAAGCTCCAGGAGTTGTTCCCCTATATGACGGACACCCTCACACCCGAACGCCTGGAGTTGATAAAAAAGGTGAAGCTCGACGGCCCCTACATCCCGGACGGAATCGAATGGCTGAGGGCCGCAACATCCTTTCACGCCAGCAACAACTGGGCCGTCAGCCCGAGCAAGACAGCCGATGGAGCCGCCATACTCTGCGGGGATCCGCACCTGGAGTCCAACCGCCTCCCCTCGGTCTGGTACGAGGCCATGCTGGATTCACCGGAGGTCTTCGGCGTCGGGGTGACGCTCCCCGGGGCGCCGTTTATCTCCATGGGCCGGTGTCGGCATATCGCCTGGACGGGCACCTATTCCTTCGTGGACGTCATCGACTACTTCATCGAGGAGGTCAAGGACGGAAAATACCGCCGGGGGGACGAATGGGTGGATTTCACGGTGAGAAAGGAGACCATCATCCCGAAGAAGAAGGACCCGATAACGATCTCATACTACGAAACCGACCTGGGACTCTTGGAGGGCGAACCCACCGAAGACGGCTTTTATCTGACCTTCGCCTGGTCGGCCCGCAAGGGCTGCATCGCCGAGTCGTTGAACCGGCTTTTGGAACTGCCGGCGGTGCGAACCGTCTCCGAGGCGATGGATATTTACAGGGACCTGACGTTTTCCGCCTTCAACTGGGCGGTGGCGGACACCGAGGGAAACATCGGCTACCAGATGTGCGGCGCGTTCCCCAAAAAGGCGAAGGGCGCCTCGGGCCTGCTCCCCCTGGAGGCCTGGGATAAAAAGAATCACTGGCAGGGTATCATAAGCGCCAAAGAGTACCCCCAGCTGTACAACCCGAAAAAGGGGTATGTCCACAACGCCAACGAGGACGTCAACCACCTGGGAAAGGTCAAACCCCAGAATCTGCCCATGGGCTCCTACCGTGCCGATCGTATCGCGGCGATCTTGGCCGCCAATGATTCCCTCACCGTAGACGACATGAAGCGGATGCACTACGACACCTACTCCGTTCAGGCTGAGCGGTTCATGAAGGTCATCCGGCCCCTGCTTCCCGAGACGGAGAACGGGCGCATCCTCAAAAACTGGGATCTGAAATACGACCCGGATTCCCTCGGCGCTGTGCTGTTCGAGCGTGTCTACGAGGAGCTGATCCGTCTGGTATTCGGCGAGATGAACCTGGGGGCGGGGGTGATTGATTTCGCCCTGACCGAGACCGGCCTCTTCAACGATTTTTACGGCTTTTTCGACGACGTCCTCATGAAAGAGCGCTCCCTCTGGTTCGGAGAAAAGAGCCGCGAGGAGATTTTTCGGGAGGCGGTGACCCGCGGATTGTCGAAAAAGGCGGTGCCGTACCGAAAGGTTCATTCCATCGTCATGACAAACCTCTTCTTCGGCGGCAAGCTTCCGAAATTTCTCGGGTTCGACTACGGCCCGGTTCCCCTCATCGGCAGCCGCGCCACCATCCCCCAGGGGCAGATATTCACCGAAGCGGGACGCAAGACCACCTTCATGCCGTCCTATCGGGTCATCTGCAACATGGGCGAAAACGCCATCCACAGCAACATCCCCGGCGGACCGTCGGACAGGCGATTTTCGGGATTTTACACCACCGGCGTCCGGGAATACTACAACGGCACATACACCGTCCATCGATTTGAGAACGGGGACTGA
- a CDS encoding PAS domain S-box protein: MPQSPIYVLLIEDSTFHQLEIADMLSESIRESFEFLCASSLSEGLSILDDRHVDVVILDLNLPDSAGIETLEKVRENRLFLPVVIYSGIEDEELALSAVTKGAQDYLFKGQIERMLLIRSLRYAIERMRTARSLAENEDRYRALVETTEDGIAVIQGPRLVFCNHQLAGLLGYTTDEIITRHYLDFIHSDDRNRFSRMVDLTTQGSTSPVVMEFRAVTRSGEIFEVEAGASSFMWENTNAVLCSFRDITERRRLEFKLFQADKLESLSIMVSGVAHELKNPLAAIIGAADILLEEERTDDLVDRCCKIFKRESDRCARIIREMQTFATGETQTGFIIDVNDAIDRTLVMWEDTLETKNIRLDLDLSRNIPGASVDPFRFHQVLFVFIKNAVEALEKRKEGTLTIRTSMSDNAIIMEFEDDGPGIPKDHISKLFDPFFTTKSPGKGTGMGLSIAHTIVYEHGGGIDVKSKEGKGTTFTVTLPAVRRFPDIVEKV; the protein is encoded by the coding sequence ATGCCCCAATCACCGATATACGTATTGCTCATCGAGGACAGCACGTTTCACCAGCTTGAAATCGCCGACATGCTGAGCGAATCCATCCGAGAATCATTCGAATTCCTGTGCGCATCATCTCTTTCCGAGGGTCTTTCCATACTGGATGATCGGCATGTGGACGTGGTGATCCTTGACCTGAACCTCCCAGACAGCGCCGGCATAGAAACCCTCGAAAAAGTCAGGGAGAACAGATTGTTCCTGCCGGTGGTGATCTATTCCGGCATCGAAGACGAGGAGCTCGCCCTCTCTGCGGTGACCAAGGGCGCCCAGGACTACCTCTTTAAGGGGCAGATTGAACGGATGCTCTTGATTCGCTCGCTGCGATATGCCATAGAACGCATGCGGACGGCCCGGAGTCTCGCCGAGAATGAGGATCGATACCGGGCGCTGGTGGAGACAACCGAGGACGGCATCGCCGTCATCCAGGGTCCCCGGCTGGTCTTCTGCAACCACCAGCTTGCCGGACTTCTGGGCTACACGACGGATGAAATCATCACCCGGCACTATCTCGACTTCATCCATTCCGACGATCGAAACCGATTCAGCCGCATGGTGGACCTGACCACCCAGGGTTCAACCAGCCCCGTGGTCATGGAATTTAGGGCCGTCACCAGAAGCGGAGAGATTTTCGAGGTGGAGGCGGGTGCGTCGTCCTTTATGTGGGAAAACACGAATGCGGTGCTCTGCTCCTTTCGAGACATCACCGAACGGCGACGCCTTGAATTCAAGCTCTTTCAGGCCGACAAGCTGGAGAGCCTGAGCATCATGGTGTCCGGCGTCGCCCACGAGCTGAAAAACCCCCTGGCGGCCATCATCGGCGCCGCGGATATACTCCTCGAGGAGGAGCGGACCGACGACCTCGTCGATCGCTGCTGCAAGATATTCAAGCGGGAATCGGACCGATGCGCACGGATCATCAGGGAGATGCAGACGTTCGCCACGGGAGAGACACAGACCGGTTTCATCATCGACGTCAACGACGCCATCGACCGCACCCTCGTCATGTGGGAAGACACCCTGGAAACCAAAAACATTCGTCTCGACCTCGATTTGTCCCGGAATATTCCGGGCGCAAGCGTGGATCCATTCCGGTTTCACCAGGTTCTGTTCGTCTTCATCAAAAACGCCGTGGAGGCCCTTGAAAAAAGGAAAGAGGGCACACTCACCATCAGGACATCCATGTCCGACAACGCCATCATCATGGAATTCGAGGACGACGGTCCGGGCATTCCAAAGGACCACATCTCAAAATTGTTCGATCCCTTTTTCACCACAAAATCCCCGGGCAAGGGGACCGGCATGGGCCTGTCGATCGCCCATACCATCGTGTATGAACACGGCGGCGGCATCGACGTTAAAAGCAAAGAGGGTAAGGGCACGACCTTTACCGTGACGCTGCCGGCGGTCCGGCGGTTCCCCGACATCGTTGAGAAGGTATGA